One stretch of Halobacillus litoralis DNA includes these proteins:
- the spoVM gene encoding stage V sporulation protein SpoVM codes for MKFYTIKLPRFVGGLVRAVISTFKKD; via the coding sequence TTGAAATTTTATACCATCAAACTCCCACGGTTCGTCGGGGGTTTAGTGCGCGCAGTCATAAGTACATTTAAAAAAGATTAG
- a CDS encoding Asp23/Gls24 family envelope stress response protein, with protein MSVDLNNQYGHITISNEVISTIAGGAAVECYGIVGMASKNQIRDGLSEMLRKENFSRGVVVRQDEDRLHIDMFIIVSYGTKISEVANNVQSQVKYTLNKTVGLSVDSVNIFIQGVRVTTE; from the coding sequence ATGTCTGTTGATTTAAATAACCAATATGGTCATATTACTATTAGCAATGAAGTCATTTCAACGATTGCTGGAGGAGCCGCTGTCGAGTGCTACGGCATCGTCGGTATGGCATCTAAAAATCAGATCCGTGACGGTTTATCTGAAATGCTCCGCAAAGAGAATTTTTCCAGAGGAGTCGTTGTCAGACAGGATGAAGATCGCCTCCATATAGACATGTTCATTATCGTGAGCTACGGCACGAAGATATCCGAAGTCGCTAATAATGTCCAATCACAAGTAAAATACACACTAAACAAAACAGTTGGATTGTCCGTGGATTCTGTGAATATTTTCATTCAGGGAGTTCGTGTGACAACTGAATAG
- the rpmB gene encoding 50S ribosomal protein L28 translates to MARRSVLSGKGTRSGNHRSHAMNANKRKFKANVQKVRILVDGKPQKVYVTARELKSGKVQRV, encoded by the coding sequence ATGGCACGGAGAAGTGTTCTATCTGGTAAAGGTACACGCTCAGGTAACCACCGTTCACACGCGATGAACGCTAATAAACGTAAATTCAAAGCTAATGTTCAAAAAGTTCGCATCCTTGTGGATGGCAAGCCTCAAAAAGTTTACGTAACAGCACGTGAACTTAAGTCCGGCAAAGTACAACGCGTATAA
- the rpe gene encoding ribulose-phosphate 3-epimerase produces the protein MTKIAPSILASDFSKLGEEIQDVERGGADYIHVDVMDGHFVPNITIGPLIVDHIRPVTDLPLDVHLMIENPDQYIEAFAKAGSDIITVHQEACPHLHRTIQLIKSHGVKAGVVINPATPAETIRPILQDVDLVLLMTVNPGFGGQSFIQSVVPKIEQISQWREEEGLSFEIEIDGGVKTETAKLCTAAGADVLVAGSAIFNQEDRKKAIEEIRQAAQ, from the coding sequence ATGACTAAAATTGCACCATCTATTCTAGCTTCTGATTTTTCAAAACTTGGAGAAGAAATCCAGGATGTCGAGCGAGGGGGAGCGGATTATATCCACGTGGATGTCATGGATGGACATTTCGTTCCTAACATTACAATCGGTCCATTAATTGTGGACCATATCCGTCCGGTAACCGACTTGCCTCTGGATGTCCACTTGATGATTGAGAATCCAGATCAATACATTGAAGCTTTCGCCAAAGCGGGATCTGATATCATCACCGTTCATCAGGAAGCATGTCCTCATCTCCATAGAACCATTCAATTGATCAAGAGCCATGGGGTAAAAGCTGGGGTCGTGATCAACCCGGCTACTCCAGCAGAAACGATCCGACCGATTCTACAGGATGTCGACCTTGTCCTATTGATGACGGTTAACCCAGGGTTCGGGGGACAATCGTTCATCCAGTCGGTCGTACCGAAAATTGAACAAATCTCTCAGTGGAGGGAAGAAGAAGGGCTTTCCTTCGAAATTGAGATTGATGGTGGAGTGAAAACAGAAACGGCTAAACTTTGTACAGCTGCAGGAGCTGATGTACTCGTTGCCGGTAGTGCCATCTTCAATCAAGAAGATCGTAAAAAAGCGATTGAAGAAATTAGACAAGCGGCACAATAA
- a CDS encoding DAK2 domain-containing protein has translation MTLQKLDGKTLAEMILQGAHHLKQNSQMIDALNVFPVPDGDTGTNMNLSMTSGAEEVRNVDKNHVGTVAQSLSKGLLMGARGNSGVILSQIFRGFSKTIEDKEVITTKDFSDALQGGANTAYKAVMKPVEGTILTVARETAEASVEIADKEEDFIPFIEGVVQAAKKSLKHTPELLPVLKEVGVVDSGGQGLVTIYEGFLANLKGEELPDLEDTVSMDDMVSAEHHKLNQDFMNTEDIEFGYCTEFMVKFEEDKLAEHPYDEEAFRNELSELGDSLLVVSDEDLIKVHVHVEYPGEAMTLGQRYGSLVNMKIENMREQHTSIVGDKKKAKPKSEEKAEYGIVTVSMGDGIKKLFESLGATVVIQGGQTMNPSTQDLSEAIKEAHAKRVIILPNNKNIVMAAEQAAELADVEVAVIPSKTIPQGMSALLGFNPEADLDANKEEMLSLMSEVKTGQITYAVRDTQIDGLDISKGHFMGIADGKISATDKNALTTAKTLLNQMIDEDEDEILTILTGEEADEKEIAELESFIEETYEDLEVEIHNGGQPIYSYIFSIE, from the coding sequence GTGACGTTACAAAAGTTAGACGGCAAGACGCTTGCCGAAATGATCTTGCAAGGAGCTCATCATTTAAAGCAGAACTCACAAATGATCGATGCTTTGAATGTTTTCCCTGTACCGGATGGAGATACGGGGACGAATATGAATCTTTCCATGACTTCTGGAGCTGAAGAAGTACGGAACGTGGACAAGAATCATGTAGGAACAGTTGCCCAGTCTTTATCCAAAGGTCTCTTGATGGGAGCGCGTGGAAACTCAGGTGTTATTCTATCTCAAATTTTCCGAGGTTTTTCAAAGACGATTGAAGACAAAGAAGTCATCACAACCAAAGACTTCTCAGATGCTCTTCAAGGCGGTGCCAATACAGCATATAAAGCTGTCATGAAACCTGTGGAAGGAACCATTCTTACTGTAGCAAGAGAAACGGCTGAAGCATCTGTCGAGATTGCTGATAAAGAGGAAGACTTCATTCCATTTATTGAAGGAGTCGTTCAAGCAGCGAAAAAATCATTGAAGCACACACCTGAACTGCTTCCAGTATTAAAAGAAGTAGGTGTGGTAGATAGTGGTGGCCAGGGTCTTGTCACGATTTATGAAGGTTTCCTCGCCAACTTAAAAGGGGAAGAACTTCCTGATCTTGAGGATACAGTATCGATGGATGACATGGTCAGCGCTGAGCACCACAAGTTAAATCAGGACTTCATGAATACAGAAGATATAGAGTTTGGCTATTGCACAGAATTCATGGTCAAATTTGAGGAAGATAAACTTGCTGAACATCCATATGATGAAGAAGCTTTTCGAAATGAGCTCAGTGAACTGGGAGATTCTCTGCTTGTCGTCTCTGATGAAGACTTGATCAAAGTCCATGTACACGTGGAATACCCAGGTGAAGCCATGACTTTGGGGCAAAGATACGGAAGCCTTGTCAATATGAAGATCGAGAATATGCGTGAGCAGCATACGTCGATCGTTGGTGACAAAAAGAAAGCCAAGCCCAAATCAGAGGAAAAAGCAGAGTACGGAATCGTGACGGTAAGCATGGGAGACGGAATCAAAAAATTGTTTGAGAGTCTTGGAGCTACTGTTGTTATTCAGGGCGGTCAAACCATGAACCCAAGTACTCAAGATCTTTCGGAAGCGATTAAAGAAGCACATGCGAAACGTGTAATCATCTTGCCGAATAACAAGAATATCGTCATGGCTGCTGAACAAGCGGCGGAATTAGCAGATGTAGAGGTTGCTGTCATTCCATCGAAAACCATTCCTCAAGGAATGAGCGCACTTCTTGGATTCAACCCGGAAGCAGACCTTGATGCGAATAAAGAAGAAATGCTCAGCCTTATGTCTGAAGTGAAAACAGGACAAATTACGTATGCCGTCAGAGATACGCAAATTGATGGGTTGGATATCTCCAAAGGCCACTTCATGGGAATTGCCGATGGTAAAATCTCAGCTACAGACAAAAATGCTTTGACGACGGCTAAAACGTTGTTGAACCAAATGATCGATGAAGATGAAGATGAAATTCTGACTATCTTGACTGGTGAAGAAGCCGACGAAAAAGAGATCGCAGAACTTGAGTCATTCATTGAAGAAACATACGAAGATTTGGAAGTGGAAATCCACAATGGTGGACAGCCAATATACTCCTATATCTTCTCAATAGAATAA
- a CDS encoding thiamine diphosphokinase — protein sequence MKRVIVVGGGPKSYIPDLKEYACEECIWIGADQGAEVLVEQGVEPDIAIGDFDSVSERSLAEIKKRSKRVLVYPDEKDETDLELAINEALRLKAGHILLFGVTGGRIDHSQANMQLLYPLMKEKTKSTIIDRQNRVELVPAGEHKIEADEFYPYVSFLPVTLEVTKITLKGFYYPLDQAHLPFGSTLCISNRLIEDTGTFSFESGILLVIRSTDLPT from the coding sequence ATGAAGAGAGTTATTGTTGTCGGTGGTGGACCGAAATCATACATACCGGATTTAAAAGAATATGCATGTGAAGAATGCATTTGGATCGGTGCCGATCAAGGAGCAGAAGTTCTTGTTGAGCAGGGAGTCGAACCCGACATTGCCATCGGAGATTTTGACTCCGTATCTGAACGGTCTCTGGCTGAAATAAAGAAGAGATCCAAACGAGTTCTTGTTTATCCAGACGAAAAAGATGAAACAGACTTGGAATTAGCTATAAATGAAGCACTCCGATTGAAGGCAGGGCATATTCTATTATTCGGAGTGACCGGTGGTCGAATCGATCATTCTCAGGCGAACATGCAACTCCTTTATCCTCTCATGAAGGAGAAGACAAAGAGTACGATCATCGATCGGCAGAATCGTGTGGAATTAGTCCCCGCTGGTGAGCATAAGATAGAAGCGGATGAATTTTATCCGTATGTTTCTTTCTTACCGGTTACGCTTGAAGTGACGAAGATTACGCTCAAAGGATTCTATTATCCTTTGGATCAAGCTCATCTGCCATTTGGATCCACCTTGTGCATCTCGAATCGACTGATTGAAGATACAGGTACTTTTTCATTTGAGTCAGGCATACTCTTAGTAATAAGAAGTACAGACTTGCCTACTTGA